One stretch of Hymenobacter chitinivorans DSM 11115 DNA includes these proteins:
- a CDS encoding dihydrofolate reductase translates to MIALVVAVADNGVIGKDNQLIWHLPEDLKHFKNLTLNHPIIMGRRTFEAIGRPLPKRRNIVVTRQADWQAEGCETAYSVPDALATARRTDEEIFVIGGGEIYRQALPAADTVYLTEVHHDFEGDTVFPDLSPLEWREENRERHEPDDKHAYAFSFVTLRRR, encoded by the coding sequence ATGATAGCCTTAGTAGTAGCCGTGGCCGACAACGGCGTGATTGGGAAAGACAACCAGCTGATCTGGCACTTGCCGGAGGATCTGAAGCACTTCAAAAATCTGACGCTCAACCACCCGATTATTATGGGGCGGCGCACGTTTGAAGCCATTGGCCGGCCCCTGCCCAAGCGCCGCAACATCGTGGTGACCCGGCAGGCCGACTGGCAGGCCGAGGGCTGCGAAACGGCCTACTCCGTGCCCGACGCGCTGGCAACGGCCCGCCGTACCGACGAGGAAATCTTCGTTATTGGGGGCGGGGAAATCTACCGCCAGGCCCTGCCCGCCGCCGACACCGTGTACCTGACCGAAGTGCACCACGACTTCGAGGGCGACACGGTGTTTCCGGACCTTTCGCCGCTGGAGTGGCGCGAGGAAAACCGGGAGCGGCACGAGCCCGACGACAAGCACGCCTACGCCTTTAGCTTCGTAACGCTTCGGCGACGGTAG
- a CDS encoding FAD binding domain-containing protein, whose protein sequence is MNQFQYVRPTKSQAAIEAVAKDPNATFIAGGTNLVDLMKRGIATPQKLVDINRLPLNKIERENNGLRIGALALNATVADDKQVRERQPLLAQALNAGASAQLRNMATVGGNMLQRTRCSYFYDLAMPCNKREPGSGCGALEGINRMHAIFGFSDKCIAVHPSDMSVALVALDATVLVTGPKGERRIPFADFHRLPGDTPEKDTNLEKGELITAVDIPDGPFTKYVHYQKVRERASYAFALLSVAAALDIENNTIKAARLAMGGVAHKPWRLTAAEQSLVGKPATEASFRQAAEVAMQGAKAFKYNAYKLKLGPNTIVQALRTAASAA, encoded by the coding sequence ATGAACCAGTTTCAGTACGTGCGGCCCACCAAGTCGCAGGCCGCCATTGAGGCCGTAGCCAAGGACCCGAACGCCACCTTCATTGCCGGCGGCACCAACCTGGTGGATCTGATGAAGCGCGGCATTGCCACGCCCCAGAAGCTGGTGGATATCAACAGGCTGCCGCTCAATAAGATTGAGCGCGAAAACAACGGCCTGCGCATCGGCGCTTTGGCGTTGAATGCCACCGTGGCCGACGACAAGCAGGTGCGGGAACGGCAGCCCCTGTTGGCCCAGGCCCTGAACGCCGGCGCCTCGGCCCAGCTGCGCAACATGGCCACCGTGGGCGGCAACATGCTGCAGCGCACCCGCTGCTCGTATTTCTACGACCTGGCCATGCCCTGCAACAAGCGGGAGCCGGGCTCGGGTTGCGGGGCCCTGGAAGGCATCAACCGGATGCACGCCATTTTCGGCTTCTCCGACAAGTGCATTGCCGTGCATCCCTCCGACATGAGCGTGGCCCTGGTGGCCCTGGATGCCACGGTGCTCGTGACGGGCCCGAAAGGGGAGCGGCGCATTCCGTTTGCCGACTTCCACCGCCTGCCCGGCGACACGCCGGAAAAGGACACCAACCTGGAAAAAGGTGAGCTGATAACGGCCGTGGATATTCCCGACGGGCCCTTTACGAAATACGTGCACTACCAGAAAGTGCGGGAGCGGGCCTCTTACGCCTTTGCCCTGCTGTCGGTAGCCGCCGCCCTCGACATTGAAAACAACACCATCAAGGCGGCCCGGCTGGCTATGGGCGGCGTGGCCCACAAGCCCTGGCGCCTGACGGCCGCCGAGCAAAGCCTGGTGGGCAAGCCCGCTACCGAAGCCTCGTTCCGGCAAGCCGCCGAAGTCGCCATGCAGGGTGCCAAGGCCTTCAAATACAACGCCTACAAGCTCAAGCTCGGGCCCAACACCATTGTGCAGGCCCTGCGCACCGCTGCTTCGGCCGCCTAA
- a CDS encoding SDR family NAD(P)-dependent oxidoreductase codes for MSQLLQQVALITGADSGIGRATAIAFAQAGADVVICYHTDEQGADETRQAVEQAGRRALVQQLDVSDSGQVAEVFASALREFSQLTILVNNAAAPGAKKPVADMAPEDFEKTIRTNLLGPFYCARLFIQHRQQQGGRGKIINVSSIHEEVVSAGTADYCASKGGLRNLMRTLALELAEAGINVNNIAPGMILTPMNQSAMDNPEERQQKEQRIPMKRAGQPEEIAKLALFLASADSDYVTGSTYVMDGGFMRMLAQGA; via the coding sequence ATGTCCCAACTCCTTCAGCAGGTGGCCCTCATTACCGGGGCTGATTCCGGCATCGGCCGGGCCACGGCCATAGCCTTTGCCCAGGCCGGGGCCGACGTCGTTATCTGCTACCACACCGATGAGCAAGGGGCCGACGAAACCCGGCAAGCCGTGGAACAAGCCGGCCGCCGCGCCCTGGTGCAGCAGCTCGACGTGAGTGACTCCGGCCAGGTGGCTGAGGTCTTTGCTAGTGCTTTGCGGGAATTTTCCCAGCTTACCATTCTGGTCAATAATGCCGCGGCGCCGGGCGCCAAAAAGCCGGTGGCCGACATGGCGCCCGAAGACTTCGAAAAGACCATCCGCACCAACCTGCTGGGGCCGTTTTACTGCGCCCGGCTCTTTATTCAGCACCGGCAGCAGCAGGGCGGCCGGGGCAAGATCATCAACGTGTCCTCAATTCACGAGGAAGTGGTATCGGCGGGCACCGCCGACTACTGCGCCTCCAAGGGTGGCCTGCGCAACCTGATGCGGACCCTGGCCCTGGAACTGGCCGAGGCCGGCATCAACGTTAATAACATTGCCCCGGGCATGATTCTGACCCCGATGAACCAGTCGGCTATGGACAACCCCGAGGAACGGCAGCAGAAAGAGCAGCGCATCCCGATGAAGCGCGCCGGGCAGCCTGAGGAAATTGCCAAGCTGGCCCTGTTCCTGGCCTCCGCCGATTCCGACTACGTCACCGGCTCCACCTACGTCATGGACGGCGGCTTTATGCGCATGCTGGCCCAGGGAGCTTGA
- a CDS encoding xanthine dehydrogenase family protein molybdopterin-binding subunit, with translation MKEQAQNKQIGAPMNRVDGHLKVTGGAKYSAEYELPNMAYAVLVGSTIAKGRLTSIDTKAAERAPGVLAVITHFNSPKVPGFETAGKDPSQPATVGGPLKIFKDDKIRYNDQVIAVVVADSWERARFAARLVKGQYAQETHKTNLEASASEAFLPTAAKKNPKHPMNDYQRGKVDAYKTGAIKLESEYVIPTEVHHPMELQAITAHWEAPDRLTIYDKTQGTMATRRDFAKEWNLPEENVKVVATFVGGAFGNALHSWPHESAAIIAAKVVNRPVKLMLTREQMFTNVGYRPYTWQKLGMSATPDGKITAITHESIGQTSSYEEFTESTLAQTRMMYQAPNVTTRYRLASLDICSPIWMRGPGEATGAFALESAMDEMAHLLNLDPLEFRLRNYTDKDPEKDKPWSTKFLKECYQLGAERIGWNKRQLKPGSLRDGEWLVGYGMGVGTFGAHRGAATVGAQLRPDRTVLLQCATTDIGPGTGTVMTQIAADTLGLDPKKIRFELGNSSFPKAGTQGGSSTVNSVGPATQEACLALKDKLRQLAGAGNAAFAAAKKEDVTLADGYLALSSNPATRVAYADLIKQGGDKAVTVEAKPGPEGQQYSMYSFSVHFAEVRVHELTGEVRVSKLVSCADAGTIINEKTAGNQMKGGAVGGIGMALMEAAHIDDRFGRYVTKDFADYHVPVHADSPDVQVAFVNQPDPHVNALGTKGIGEIAIIGVAPAIANAVFNATGKRIRELPITPDKLI, from the coding sequence ATGAAAGAGCAAGCGCAAAACAAGCAGATCGGGGCCCCGATGAACCGGGTGGACGGCCACCTGAAAGTAACCGGCGGCGCCAAGTACTCGGCCGAATACGAGCTGCCCAACATGGCCTACGCCGTGCTGGTGGGCAGCACCATTGCCAAAGGCCGCCTCACCAGCATCGACACCAAAGCCGCCGAGCGGGCCCCGGGCGTGCTGGCCGTCATTACCCACTTCAACTCGCCCAAGGTGCCCGGCTTCGAAACGGCCGGCAAAGACCCCTCGCAACCGGCCACGGTGGGCGGGCCGCTGAAGATTTTCAAGGACGACAAAATCCGCTACAACGACCAGGTTATTGCCGTCGTCGTGGCCGACTCCTGGGAGCGGGCCCGCTTTGCCGCGCGCCTGGTGAAAGGCCAGTACGCCCAGGAAACTCATAAAACCAACCTGGAAGCCAGTGCGTCGGAGGCCTTTTTGCCCACGGCGGCCAAGAAGAATCCCAAGCACCCGATGAACGACTACCAGCGCGGCAAAGTCGATGCCTACAAAACGGGCGCCATCAAGCTGGAAAGTGAGTACGTTATTCCGACCGAGGTACACCACCCCATGGAATTGCAGGCCATTACGGCCCACTGGGAAGCTCCGGACCGGCTCACGATTTACGACAAAACCCAGGGCACCATGGCCACCCGCCGCGACTTTGCTAAGGAGTGGAACCTGCCCGAGGAAAACGTAAAAGTCGTTGCCACCTTCGTGGGCGGGGCCTTTGGCAACGCCCTGCACAGCTGGCCCCACGAGTCGGCCGCCATTATTGCCGCCAAAGTCGTGAACCGGCCCGTGAAGCTGATGCTGACCCGGGAGCAGATGTTTACCAACGTGGGTTACCGGCCTTACACCTGGCAGAAGCTGGGCATGAGTGCTACGCCCGACGGTAAAATCACGGCCATAACCCACGAGTCCATCGGGCAGACTTCCAGCTACGAGGAGTTTACCGAGTCGACCCTGGCCCAGACGCGGATGATGTACCAGGCGCCCAACGTGACGACGCGCTACCGCCTGGCTTCGCTGGATATTTGCTCGCCCATCTGGATGCGGGGCCCGGGTGAGGCCACCGGCGCCTTTGCCCTGGAGTCGGCCATGGATGAAATGGCGCATCTGCTCAACCTCGACCCGCTCGAATTCCGCCTGCGCAACTACACCGACAAGGATCCGGAGAAAGACAAGCCCTGGAGCACCAAGTTTCTGAAGGAGTGCTACCAGCTGGGCGCCGAGCGGATTGGCTGGAACAAGCGTCAGCTCAAGCCCGGCTCCCTGCGCGACGGGGAGTGGCTAGTGGGCTACGGCATGGGCGTGGGCACGTTTGGGGCCCACCGCGGCGCGGCCACCGTGGGCGCCCAGCTGCGGCCCGACCGTACCGTGCTGCTCCAGTGCGCCACCACCGATATCGGGCCCGGCACCGGCACGGTGATGACCCAGATTGCGGCCGACACGCTGGGTTTGGACCCCAAGAAAATCCGGTTTGAGCTCGGTAACTCGTCGTTTCCCAAAGCTGGCACCCAGGGCGGCTCTTCCACCGTCAACAGCGTGGGCCCGGCTACCCAGGAAGCCTGCCTGGCCCTGAAAGACAAGCTGCGCCAACTGGCCGGCGCCGGCAACGCCGCTTTTGCCGCGGCTAAAAAGGAAGACGTAACCCTGGCCGACGGCTACCTCGCGCTGAGCAGTAACCCGGCTACCCGCGTGGCCTACGCCGACCTGATAAAGCAGGGCGGCGACAAAGCCGTAACCGTGGAAGCCAAGCCCGGGCCGGAAGGTCAGCAGTACTCCATGTACTCGTTTTCGGTCCATTTTGCCGAAGTGCGGGTGCACGAGCTGACCGGCGAAGTGCGGGTCAGTAAGCTGGTATCCTGCGCCGATGCGGGCACGATTATCAATGAGAAAACTGCCGGCAACCAGATGAAGGGCGGGGCCGTGGGTGGCATTGGCATGGCCCTGATGGAGGCGGCCCACATCGACGACCGGTTCGGGCGCTACGTCACCAAGGACTTTGCCGACTACCACGTGCCCGTTCATGCCGATTCCCCGGACGTGCAGGTGGCCTTCGTCAACCAGCCCGACCCCCACGTGAATGCCCTGGGCACGAAAGGCATCGGCGAAATTGCCATCATTGGCGTAGCCCCGGCCATTGCCAACGCCGTCTTCAACGCCACCGGCAAACGAATCCGCGAATTGCCCATCACCCCGGATAAGCTTATCTAA
- a CDS encoding (2Fe-2S)-binding protein, translating to MSSSSNQPTPRDEGRRTFLKQSSLLTAFTLVPGPVVQAASFELDEKVAGAFEKVPLKLEVNGKKYKLSVEPRTTLLDLLRENLNLTGTKKGCDYGQCGACTVHVDGQRVNSCLSFAVMHDGKKITTIEGLADGDKLHPMQEAFVKHDGFQCGYCTPGQIMSAVACVREGHAGSETEIREYMSGNICRCGAYSNIVAAIQEVKNGGQKV from the coding sequence ATGTCTTCCTCTTCTAATCAACCGACGCCCCGCGACGAGGGTCGCCGCACGTTTCTCAAGCAGTCGTCGCTGCTGACGGCTTTTACCTTGGTGCCGGGCCCCGTGGTGCAGGCTGCCAGCTTCGAGCTGGACGAAAAAGTGGCCGGGGCCTTCGAAAAAGTACCGCTCAAACTCGAAGTTAACGGCAAGAAGTACAAGCTCTCGGTGGAGCCGCGCACCACGTTGCTCGACCTGCTGCGCGAAAACCTGAACCTGACCGGCACCAAGAAAGGCTGTGACTACGGGCAGTGCGGAGCCTGCACCGTGCACGTGGACGGGCAGCGGGTGAATAGCTGTCTGAGCTTCGCGGTGATGCACGACGGCAAGAAAATCACGACCATCGAGGGCCTGGCCGACGGCGACAAGCTCCACCCCATGCAGGAAGCCTTCGTCAAGCACGACGGGTTCCAGTGCGGCTACTGCACCCCCGGCCAGATTATGTCGGCCGTGGCCTGCGTGCGCGAGGGCCACGCCGGCTCCGAAACCGAAATCCGGGAGTACATGAGCGGCAATATTTGTCGGTGCGGGGCCTACTCGAACATCGTGGCGGCCATTCAGGAAGTGAAAAACGGAGGACAGAAGGTATGA
- a CDS encoding ABC transporter permease: MTKIAIISIALGVAVMIVSFAILEGFRNEIQSKIFSFGAHLQVSKYDTNNSLEVEPIGGPRLIKDLHRFKQVKSTQSFARKTAIIKTKEEVLGVVLKGIDEKDGISPMRENLVQGKFLSFPDSAASTDVLLSRKVADKLRLKVGDAALFYFIQNPPRVRKFNVKGIYQTGLDEFDEVYIIGDIRQIRELNAWPDSLVGGVEVVLKDFNQLDPVSDHMYENLRYDLKLDKITDQYAQLFDWLKLLNRNVVIFLILIIFVATFNMVATIFIMILERTNMIGVLKALGATDNQIRSMFFYRGLSLTLRGMVYGNLIGLGFCAIQYFFHPIPLDPENYYMDRVPIFWDPTMVVVLNVATFLTSLLAVLIPTYLISRIRPVAAIKFD, encoded by the coding sequence GTGACAAAAATAGCCATTATCAGTATTGCGCTGGGGGTGGCCGTCATGATTGTGTCGTTTGCCATCCTGGAAGGCTTCCGCAATGAGATTCAAAGCAAGATCTTTTCCTTCGGCGCCCACCTGCAGGTCAGCAAGTACGATACCAACAACTCGTTGGAGGTTGAGCCCATTGGCGGGCCCCGCCTAATCAAGGACTTACACCGCTTCAAGCAGGTGAAGTCGACCCAATCGTTTGCCCGCAAGACGGCCATCATCAAGACCAAGGAGGAAGTGCTGGGCGTGGTGCTCAAGGGCATCGACGAAAAAGACGGTATTTCGCCGATGCGCGAAAATCTGGTGCAGGGCAAGTTCCTCTCGTTTCCGGACTCGGCCGCTAGCACCGACGTGCTACTCAGCCGCAAAGTGGCCGACAAGCTCCGGCTCAAAGTTGGCGACGCGGCCCTGTTCTACTTTATCCAGAACCCGCCCCGGGTGCGCAAATTCAACGTCAAGGGCATTTACCAGACCGGCCTCGACGAGTTCGACGAGGTCTACATTATCGGCGACATCCGCCAGATTCGGGAGCTCAATGCCTGGCCCGATTCGCTGGTGGGCGGGGTGGAAGTCGTGCTCAAGGACTTCAACCAGCTCGACCCGGTTTCGGACCACATGTACGAAAACCTGCGCTACGACCTGAAGCTTGACAAAATCACCGACCAGTACGCCCAGCTCTTCGACTGGCTCAAGCTGCTGAACCGCAACGTGGTTATCTTTCTGATCCTGATCATCTTCGTGGCCACCTTCAACATGGTAGCCACCATTTTTATCATGATTCTGGAGCGCACCAACATGATTGGGGTCCTCAAGGCCCTGGGCGCCACCGACAACCAGATTCGGAGCATGTTCTTCTACCGCGGCCTGAGCCTGACGCTGCGGGGCATGGTCTACGGCAACCTCATTGGGCTGGGCTTCTGCGCCATCCAGTACTTTTTCCACCCCATCCCGCTCGACCCCGAGAACTACTACATGGACCGGGTGCCGATTTTCTGGGACCCCACGATGGTCGTGGTGCTGAACGTGGCCACCTTCCTGACTTCACTGCTGGCCGTGCTGATTCCGACCTACCTCATTTCCCGGATCCGGCCCGTGGCCGCCATCAAGTTCGACTAA
- a CDS encoding exo-beta-N-acetylmuramidase NamZ family protein, giving the protein MASSIFCSLLGLTLFVGDCSPSTARVPTRATTPETSAPTTPAAAAGLQMGAAQFGKYLPQLQGKRVGLVVNQTSLVGRTHLVDTLLSQGVQVKAIFAPEHGFRGEEADGATIKDGRDTRSGLPVKSLYGKSKKPSADMLADVDVLIFDIQDVGVRFYTFISTMHYVMEAAAEQGKSVIVLDRPNPNGFYVDGPVLEPAHKSFVGMHPIPVVHGLTVGELAQMINGEKWLAGGRQCPLTVVPVAGYTHDTRYELPVRPSPNLPNAHAVLLYPTICLFEGTNVSVGRGTEAPFEMIGAPTQPASRPFSFTPRPTTGSPQPPLNGQKCYGQDLRKLPMAESGGFTLRYLIDFYKQSTAKDKFFGKYFEQLTGTNSLREMVVAGKSEKEIRKAWEPKLSQYKALRKKYLLYPDFK; this is encoded by the coding sequence ATGGCATCTTCTATCTTCTGCAGCCTACTCGGCCTGACGCTCTTCGTGGGCGACTGTAGCCCCTCAACCGCCCGCGTCCCCACCCGGGCCACGACTCCCGAAACGTCCGCGCCGACTACTCCGGCCGCGGCGGCGGGCCTGCAGATGGGCGCGGCGCAGTTCGGTAAGTACCTGCCCCAGTTGCAGGGCAAGCGCGTGGGCCTGGTCGTCAACCAAACCTCCCTGGTGGGCCGCACCCACCTCGTGGACACGCTGCTCAGCCAGGGCGTGCAGGTGAAGGCCATTTTCGCGCCCGAGCACGGCTTCCGGGGCGAAGAAGCCGACGGGGCCACCATCAAGGACGGGCGCGACACGCGCAGTGGGCTGCCGGTGAAGTCGTTGTACGGCAAGAGCAAGAAGCCTTCCGCCGACATGCTGGCCGACGTGGACGTGCTGATTTTCGACATTCAGGACGTGGGCGTGCGGTTTTATACCTTCATCAGCACGATGCACTACGTGATGGAAGCTGCCGCCGAGCAGGGTAAGAGCGTCATCGTGCTGGACCGGCCCAACCCCAACGGCTTCTACGTGGACGGGCCCGTGCTGGAGCCCGCGCACAAGTCGTTCGTGGGCATGCACCCCATTCCGGTGGTGCACGGGCTGACGGTGGGCGAGCTGGCCCAGATGATAAACGGCGAGAAGTGGCTGGCCGGCGGCCGGCAATGCCCCCTGACGGTGGTGCCGGTGGCGGGCTACACCCACGACACGCGCTACGAGCTGCCGGTGCGGCCTTCACCCAACCTGCCCAATGCCCATGCGGTGCTGCTTTACCCCACCATCTGTTTGTTTGAGGGCACCAACGTGAGTGTGGGCCGCGGCACGGAAGCCCCGTTCGAAATGATTGGCGCGCCGACCCAGCCCGCTTCCCGGCCGTTCAGCTTCACGCCCCGTCCCACCACCGGCTCGCCCCAGCCGCCCTTGAACGGGCAGAAGTGCTACGGCCAGGATTTGCGTAAGCTGCCCATGGCCGAGTCCGGCGGCTTCACGCTGCGCTACCTGATTGACTTTTATAAGCAGAGCACGGCCAAGGACAAGTTCTTCGGCAAGTACTTCGAGCAGCTCACCGGCACCAACTCGTTGCGGGAAATGGTGGTGGCCGGCAAGTCGGAAAAGGAAATCCGCAAGGCCTGGGAACCGAAGCTGAGCCAGTACAAGGCCCTGCGCAAGAAGTACCTGTTGTACCCGGATTTTAAATAG
- the fmt gene encoding methionyl-tRNA formyltransferase, whose product MLRIIFMGTPEFAVPTLETLHRWSGCEIVAVITAPDKPAGRGRQLAESAVKQAAGAHGIPVLQPTNLKSPEFQQELRCYAADLQVVVAFRMLPEAVWNMPRLGSINIHASLLPQYRGAAPINWALIHGEKQTGVTSFFLQHEIDTGNLIFQDVVPIADEDDFGALYEKLKAAGAQLALRTVQAIADGTAPSIPQVMDQELRSAPKIQKETGRLDAAQPAAALVNLVRGLSPIPTAFTQLPDGRTLKIFRAQALPEAAAAPGTWATDGRTYLRLHTGQGQLDLLDVQLEGKKRMPVGEFLRGFNSAVLNSPAV is encoded by the coding sequence ATGCTAAGAATCATCTTCATGGGCACGCCCGAGTTTGCCGTGCCCACGCTCGAAACCCTGCACCGCTGGTCCGGCTGCGAAATTGTGGCCGTCATTACGGCGCCCGATAAGCCCGCGGGCCGGGGCCGGCAGCTGGCCGAGTCGGCGGTGAAGCAGGCGGCCGGGGCCCACGGGATTCCGGTGCTGCAGCCCACTAATCTGAAGTCGCCGGAGTTTCAGCAGGAGCTGCGCTGCTATGCGGCCGACTTGCAGGTGGTCGTTGCCTTCCGGATGCTGCCCGAGGCCGTGTGGAACATGCCCCGGCTGGGCTCCATCAACATTCACGCTTCGCTCCTGCCCCAGTACCGCGGGGCGGCGCCCATCAACTGGGCCCTGATTCACGGCGAAAAGCAAACCGGCGTTACTTCATTTTTCCTGCAGCACGAAATTGACACCGGCAACCTGATTTTCCAGGACGTGGTGCCCATTGCCGACGAGGACGACTTCGGGGCCTTGTACGAAAAGCTCAAGGCGGCCGGGGCCCAGCTGGCCCTGCGCACCGTGCAGGCCATTGCCGACGGTACCGCGCCGAGCATTCCGCAGGTTATGGACCAGGAGCTACGCTCGGCGCCCAAGATTCAGAAGGAAACCGGCCGCCTCGACGCGGCGCAGCCCGCCGCGGCGCTGGTCAACCTGGTGCGGGGCCTCTCCCCCATTCCCACGGCTTTCACCCAGCTGCCCGACGGCCGCACGCTCAAGATCTTCCGGGCCCAGGCCCTGCCCGAAGCTGCCGCCGCGCCCGGTACCTGGGCCACCGACGGCCGCACGTATCTGCGCCTGCACACCGGCCAGGGCCAGCTCGACTTGCTCGACGTGCAGCTCGAAGGCAAGAAGCGGATGCCCGTGGGGGAATTCCTGCGCGGGTTTAACAGTGCCGTTCTTAACTCCCCGGCCGTATGA
- a CDS encoding PAS domain-containing sensor histidine kinase: MTDYYALFRPLLELGRTAYFVYLPAEHRVVYVSEAFQLLTGDPAQHVNEDLPHLLKRLHPDDRQYVAHRLEQAGLDEVLEGLELRLSRSDGNTQWLSVNLCRVLGPDGQEYLTGSALDVTRSKENIINLQKFGTKKNAVLEILSHDLAGPLLMLQQLTEQLELDTQGHLSAHAQKMLSLMQRTCRDSVSLIHDFVDAEFMESASVELHLTRTDLVVWMKTLVEEYQRTETLLHLHFDLQAPDFPVYVNVDMDKFHQVINNLISNAVKFTPDGGHITVRVEADQDRVRVIVADTGVGIPARYQPVLFDKFTKARRPGLRGEKTTGLGMSVIQTIVELHQGQVSFTSTEGEGSTFVVELPAATT; encoded by the coding sequence ATGACCGATTATTATGCCCTCTTTCGTCCACTGCTGGAGTTGGGCCGAACCGCGTACTTCGTGTACCTGCCCGCCGAGCACCGCGTTGTTTACGTCAGTGAGGCCTTTCAACTGCTAACCGGCGACCCGGCTCAGCACGTCAACGAAGACTTGCCCCACCTGCTCAAGCGCCTGCACCCCGATGACCGGCAGTACGTGGCCCACCGCCTCGAACAGGCCGGCCTCGACGAGGTGCTCGAAGGCCTGGAGCTGCGCCTGTCCCGCTCGGATGGCAATACCCAGTGGCTGTCGGTGAATCTGTGCCGGGTGCTGGGCCCCGACGGGCAAGAATACCTCACGGGCAGCGCCCTGGACGTAACCCGGAGCAAGGAAAATATCATCAACCTGCAGAAGTTCGGCACCAAAAAGAACGCCGTGCTCGAAATTCTGTCCCACGACCTGGCCGGCCCGCTCCTGATGCTGCAGCAGCTAACCGAGCAGCTCGAACTGGATACCCAGGGCCACCTCTCGGCCCACGCCCAGAAAATGCTGAGCCTGATGCAGCGCACTTGCCGCGACAGTGTCAGCCTGATTCACGACTTCGTGGATGCGGAGTTTATGGAGTCGGCCAGCGTGGAGCTCCACCTGACCCGTACCGATTTGGTGGTGTGGATGAAAACCCTGGTCGAGGAGTATCAGCGCACCGAAACCTTACTGCACCTGCATTTCGACCTACAGGCCCCTGATTTCCCAGTCTACGTCAACGTAGACATGGATAAGTTTCACCAGGTAATTAATAACTTGATTTCCAACGCGGTGAAGTTTACCCCCGACGGCGGCCACATCACCGTGCGCGTGGAAGCCGACCAAGACCGGGTGCGGGTGATAGTAGCCGATACCGGGGTGGGAATTCCGGCCAGGTACCAGCCCGTGCTGTTCGACAAGTTTACCAAGGCCCGGCGGCCCGGCCTGCGCGGCGAGAAAACCACCGGCCTGGGCATGTCCGTGATTCAAACCATCGTGGAGCTGCACCAGGGCCAGGTTTCCTTTACCAGTACCGAGGGCGAGGGCAGCACGTTTGTGGTGGAGCTGCCGGCCGCTACAACTTAG